A part of Saccharomyces cerevisiae S288C chromosome XIV, complete sequence genomic DNA contains:
- the POL1 gene encoding DNA-directed DNA polymerase alpha catalytic subunit POL1 (Catalytic subunit of the DNA polymerase I alpha-primase complex; required for the initiation of DNA replication during mitotic DNA synthesis and premeiotic DNA synthesis; H3-H4 histone chaperone, downstream of Pol32p, involved in the transfer of parental histones to the lagging strand during DNA replication) — MSSKSEKLEKLRKLQAARNGTSIDDYEGDESDGDRIYDEIDEKEYRARKRQELLHDDFVVDDDGVGYVDRGVEEDWREVDNSSSDEDTGNLASKDSKRKKNIKREKDHQITDMLRTQHSKSTLLAHAKKSQKKSIPIDNFDDILGEFESGEVEKPNILLPSKLRENLNSSPTSEFKSSIKRVNGNDESSHDAGISKKVKIDPDSSTDKYLEIESSPLKLQSRKLRYANDVQDLLDDVENSPVVATKRQNVLQDTLLANPPSAQSLADEEDDEDSDEDIILKRRTMRSVTTTRRVNIDSRSNPSTSPFVTAPGTPIGIKGLTPSKSLQSNTDVATLAVNVKKEDVVDPETDTFQMFWLDYCEVNNTLILFGKVKLKDDNCVSAMVQINGLCRELFFLPREGKTPTDIHEEIIPLLMDKYGLDNIRAKPQKMKYSFELPDIPSESDYLKVLLPYQTPKSSRDTIPSDLSSDTFYHVFGGNSNIFESFVIQNRIMGPCWLDIKGADFNSIRNASHCAVEVSVDKPQNITPTTTKTMPNLRCLSLSIQTLMNPKENKQEIVSITLSAYRNISLDSPIPENIKPDDLCTLVRPPQSTSFPLGLAALAKQKLPGRVRLFNNEKAMLSCFCAMLKVEDPDVIIGHRLQNVYLDVLAHRMHDLNIPTFSSIGRRLRRTWPEKFGRGNSNMNHFFISDICSGRLICDIANEMGQSLTPKCQSWDLSEMYQVTCEKEHKPLDIDYQNPQYQNDVNSMTMALQENITNCMISAEVSYRIQLLTLTKQLTNLAGNAWAQTLGGTRAGRNEYILLHEFSRNGFIVPDKEGNRSRAQKQRQNEENADAPVNSKKAKYQGGLVFEPEKGLHKNYVLVMDFNSLYPSIIQEFNICFTTVDRNKEDIDELPSVPPSEVDQGVLPRLLANLVDRRREVKKVMKTETDPHKRVQCDIRQQALKLTANSMYGCLGYVNSRFYAKPLAMLVTNKGREILMNTRQLAESMNLLVVYGDTDSVMIDTGCDNYADAIKIGLGFKRLVNERYRLLEIDIDNVFKKLLLHAKKKYAALTVNLDKNGNGTTVLEVKGLDMKRREFCPLSRDVSIHVLNTILSDKDPEEALQEVYDYLEDIRIKVETNNIRIDKYKINMKLSKDPKAYPGGKNMPAVQVALRMRKAGRVVKAGSVITFVITKQDEIDNAADTPALSVAERAHALNEVMIKSNNLIPDPQYYLEKQIFAPVERLLERIDSFNVVRLSEALGLDSKKYFRREGGNNNGEDINNLQPLETTITDVERFKDTVTLELSCPSCDKRFPFGGIVSSNYYRVSYNGLQCKHCEQLFTPLQLTSQIEHSIRAHISLYYAGWLQCDDSTCGIVTRQVSVFGKRCLNDGCTGVMRYKYSDKQLYNQLLYFDSLFDCEKNKKQELKPIYLPDDLDYPKEQLTESSIKALTEQNRELMETGRSVVQKYLNDCGRRYVDMTSIFDFMLN, encoded by the coding sequence ATGTCTTctaaaagtgaaaaattagaaaaattgagaaagCTGCAAGCCGCTCGAAATGGTACATCCATCGATGATTACGAAGGTGACGAATCAGATGGTGACAGAATATACGACGAAATCGacgaaaaagaatacaGGGCCAGAAAGCGCCAGGAATTGCTGCATGACGATTTTGTTGTAGATGACGATGGTGTAGGCTACGTCGATCGTGGTGTCGAAGAAGATTGGAGGGAAGTTGATAACAGTTCAAGTGATGAAGACACTGGAAACCTTGCTAGCAAGGATTCtaaaaggaagaagaatataaaaaggGAGAAAGACCACCAGATTACAGATATGCTGCGAACTCAACATTCCAAATCAACACTGCTAGCACATGCAAAAAaatcccaaaaaaaaagtatccCCATCGATAATTTTGATGACATTCTTGGTGAGTTTGAATCTGGTGAAGTAGAAAAACCCAATATTTTACTGCCATCCAAATTAAGggaaaatttaaattcTTCGCCGACTAGTGAATTTAAATCGTCAATAAAGAGAGTTAACGGAAACGATGAGTCAAGTCATGATGCCGGTATTTCTAAAAAAGTCAAGATTGATCCAGATTCAAGTACTGATAAATATTTAGAAATCGAATCATCACCGTTAAAATTACAAAGCAGGAAACTGCGCTACGCAAATGATGTACAGGATTTATTGGATGATGTGGAAAATTCCCCAGTAGTAGCCACAAAGAGACAGAATGTACTTCAAGATACGTTACTAGCAAATCCACCATCCGCTCAAAGTTTGgctgatgaagaagatgatgaagatagtgatgaagatattattctgaaaagaagaactatGAGAAGTGTGACAACAACTAGACGCGTGAATATAGACTCAAGAAGTAACCCTTCAACTTCACCGTTTGTCACAGCACCCGGAACGCCAATCGGTATTAAAGGACTAACTCCAAGTAAATCTTTGCAGAGCAACACCGATGTTGCTACACTTGCGGTTAATGtcaaaaaggaagatgTGGTAGATCCGGAAACTGATACTTTCCAAATGTTTTGGTTGGATTACTGTGAAGTGAACAACACTTTGATTTTATTTGGTAAGGTTAAACTAAAGGATGATAATTGTGTGTCAGCCATGGTTCAAATCAACGGTCTCTGTAGAGAGCTATTTTTCCTTCCAAGAGAGGGTAAAACACCTACCGATATACACGAGGAAATAATTCCGTTACTGATGGATAAATATGGACTGGATAATATCCGCGCTAAAcctcaaaaaatgaaatattcGTTTGAGCTTCCTGACATTCCATCTGAAAGTGATTATTTGAAAGTCTTACTTCCATACCAAACACCGAAGTCCAGTCGAGACACCATTCCATCGGATTTATCTAGCGATACCTTTTATCATGTTTTTGGTGGGAAttccaatatttttgaaagttttgtTATTCAAAATAGGATTATGGGACCATGCTGGTTAGATATAAAGGGAGCAGATTTCAATTCAATTCGTAATGCTTCTCACTGTGCGGTTGAAGTTTCGGTAGATAAGCCTCAGAATATCACGCCTACTACAACAAAGACAATGCCTAATCTGAGATGTCTATCTTTATCGATTCAGACGTTAATGAATCCCAAGGAAAATAAGCAAGAGATTGTTTCGATAACGTTATCAGCATATAGAAATATCTCGTTGGATTCACCGATACctgaaaatataaaacCAGACGACTTGTGTACTTTAGTAAGGCCGCCTCAGTCAACTAGTTTCCCATTAGGTTTAGCTGCACTGGCAAAACAGAAACTACCCGGTAGAGTCAGGTTGTTCAACAACGAAAAGGCCATGCTATCTTGTTTTTGTGCTATGTTAAAAGTGGAAGACCCAGATGTTATCATAGGCCATCGTTTGCAAAATGTCTACTTAGATGTTTTAGCTCATAGAATGCATGATCTCAACATTCCAACGTTCAGCTCTATTGGCCGTCGTTTAAGAAGGACTTGGCCTGAAAAATTCGGTAGAGGAAATTCGAATATgaaccatttttttattagtgACATTTGCTCTGGTAGGCTGATATGTGATATCGCCAATGAAATGGGTCAATCATTAACACCCAAATGTCAAAGTTGGGATCTTTCAGAGATGTATCAAGTTACATGTGAAAAGGAGCATAAGCCGTTAGATATTGATTATCAAAATCCACAATACCAAAATGATGTAAATAGTATGACAATGGCCCTACAAGAGAATATTACTAATTGTATGATTTCTGCTGAGGTGTCTTATAGAATTCAATTATTAACCTTGACTAAACAGTTGACAAATTTGGCTGGTAATGCATGGGCCCAAACGCTAGGCGGTACAAGAGCTGGTAGAAATGAGTATATCTTACTACAtgaattttcaagaaatggTTTTATTGTTCCTGACAAAGAAGGCAATAGAAGTAGAGCTCAGAAACAAAGacaaaatgaagaaaatgctgATGCACCAGTTAATTCTAAAAAGGCAAAATATCAGGGTGGTTTAGTTTTTGAACCTGAGAAAGGTCTTCATAAGAATTACGTTTTAGTCATGGACTTTAATTCTTTGTATCCATCTATTATCCAGGAATTTAATATATGTTTTACCACCGTTGATAGAAATAAGGAAGATATCGATGAGTTACCAAGCGTACCTCCTTCAGAGGTGGATCAGGGTGTTTTACCAAGGTTATTAGCTAATCTGGTGGATCGTCGACGTGAAGTTAAGAAGGTGATGAAAACTGAAACTGATCCCCATAAGCGAGTTCAATGTGATATTCGTCAACAAGCTCTAAAATTGACTGCCAATTCTATGTATGGTTGTTTGGGTTATGTTAACAGTAGATTTTACGCAAAGCCGCTCGCCATGTTAGTCACTAATAAGGGTCGTGAGATTTTAATGAATACAAGACAACTAGCTGAAAGTATGAATCTTCTTGTAGTTTATGGTGATACAGATTCGGTCATGATAGATACCGGTTGTGATAATTATGCGGATGCAATTAAAATTGGCTTGGGATTTAAAAGGCTAGTAAATGAGCGCTATAGATTATTGGAGattgatattgataatgtttTTAAGAAGTTACTATTACAtgccaagaaaaagtaCGCTGCTTTGACTGTAAATTTGGACAAAAATGGTAATGGAACTACTGTTCTAGAAGTTAAAGGGTTGGACATGAAGCGTCGTGAATTTTGTCCACTTTCGAGGGACGTTTCTATACATGTTTTAAACACCATCCTGTCAGATAAGGACCCAGAAGAAGCATTGCAAGAAGTGTATGATTACTTAGAAGACATCAGAATAAAAGTGGAAACCAATAACATTAGAATTGATAAATATAAGATCAATATGAAGCTTTCAAAAGATCCCAAGGCCTACCCAGGTGGTAAAAACATGCCTGCAGTCCAAGTAGCTCTAAGAATGCGTAAGGCTGGTAGAGTTGTTAAAGCTGGCTCTGTCATCACTTTTGTGATCACAAAGCAGGATGAAATAGACAATGCAGCGGATACGCCGGCTCTTTCTGTGGCTGAACGTGCCCATGCATTGAATGAGGTAATGATTAAAAGTAACAATTTGATACCTGATCCACAATATTATCTCGAGAAACAAATATTCGCGCCGGTAGAAAGGTTGTTAGAAAGAATTGATAGCTTCAACGTGGTGCGTTTGAGTGAAGCGCTTGGTTTAGATAGTAAAAAGTATTTTAGAAGAGAGGGCGGTAATAACAATGGAGAAGATATTAATAATTTGCAACCCTTAGAAACAACAATTACAGACGTTGAAAGGTTTAAGGATACTGTAACATTAGAATTAAGTTGCCCATCATGCGATAAAAGGTTTCCATTTGGTGGTATTGTATCTTCAAATTACTATCGCGTGTCATATAATGGTTTACAGTGCAAGCATTGTGAGCAACTTTTTACTCCTCTTCAATTAACTAGCCAAATAGAGCATTCTATAAGGGCACACATTTCCTTATATTACGCAGGGTGGTTACAGTGTGATGACAGCACATGCGGTATAGTTACAAGACAAGTCTCCGTTTTTGGTAAGCGTTGTTTGAATGACGGCTGCACGGGTGTCATGAGATACAAATACAGTGACAAGCAATTGTACAATCAACTTTTATATTTCGATTCTTTATTCgattgtgaaaaaaataaaaagcaagaaTTGAAGCCAATATATCTACCCGATGATCTCGACTACCCCAAGGAACAGCTGACAGAATCATCTATTAAGGCTTTAACAGAACAAAACAGAGAACTAATGGAAACCGGCCGGAGCGttgttcaaaaatatttgaacGATTGTGGACGTCGCTACGTTGATATGACTAGcatatttgatttcatGCTAAATTAG
- the AVT4 gene encoding Avt4p (Vacuolar transporter; exports large neutral amino acids from the vacuole; member of a family of seven S. cerevisiae genes (AVT1-7) related to vesicular GABA-glycine transporters; localizes to sites of contact between the vacuole and mitochondria (vCLAMPs)), with protein sequence MVTNNGDGEHLGIRRNGNLRHPSNNMKIPRRAQSTVLNSNPFYSRKYSMSTLTPRDICRSVDSRVFVDMSSPNFQTLEDPHRDEIINSVRLNYLNSSKRSSVSHGNEAIPRVNPTKNSSASTIAAANVDSDDDETNLSSAGGDITHDIYKLVKAEDPKRLRRPRSMENVTPKIEHHTKLSSASGLNVPGGFRREFIVNKKRQEHQLNDSASSDFTSHESDSINQSSPSSNQDIDKVPFLTRNFLEFLYVFGHFAGESFEDDFIPDSSNMMIRGEDERSALLSRPDHMKVLPSAKGTTSTKKVFLILLKSFIGTGVLFLPNAFHNGGLFFSVSMLAFFGIYSYWCYYILVQAKSSCGVSSFGDIGLKLYGPWMRIIILFSLVITQVGFSGAYMIFTAKNLQAFLDNVFHVGVLPLSYLMVFQTIIFIPLSFIRNISKLSLPSLLANFFIMAGLVIVIIFTAKRLFFDLMGTPAMGVVYGLNADRWTLFIGTAIFAFEGIGLIIPVQDSMRNPEKFPLVLALVILTATILFISIATLGYLAYGSNVQTVILLNLPQSNIFVNLIQLFYSIAIMLSTPLQLFPAIKIIENKFFPKFTKIYVKHDDLTTRVELRPNSGKLNWKIKWLKNFIRSIIVIIVVSIAYFGSDNLDKFVSVIGSLACIPLVYIYPSMLHLRGNSLPETKGEFWRFKPMLDTILIFFGIASMLYTSYQSIFGV encoded by the coding sequence ATGGTCACTAACAATGGAGATGGTGAGCACCTTGGGATCCGAAGAAACGGAAATTTAAGGCATCCTTCCAATAATATGAAAATTCCCAGAAGGGCTCAATCAACAGTTCTCAATTCAAACCCATTTTATAGTAGGAAGTATTCTATGTCTACCTTAACGCCGAGGGATATATGTCGAAGCGTTGATTCTAGAGTATTTGTGGATATGTCTTCTCCCAATTTTCAGACTCTGGAGGATCCCCACAGAGATGAGATTATAAACAGTGTACGGCTTAACTACTTGAACAGTAGCAAAAGAAGTTCCGTCTCTCATGGAAATGAAGCAATCCCTAGGGTTAATCCGACTAAGAATTCTTCAGCAAGTACCATAGCTGCAGCAAATGTTGATAGTGATGACGATGAGACTAACCTGAGTAGCGCTGGAGGCGACATAACGCATGATATTTACAAGTTGGTTAAAGCAGAGGATCCTAAACGGCTCAGACGCCCTCGGTCCATGGAAAATGTAACACCTAAAATTGAGCACCATACTAAATTGTCATCAGCAAGTGGTTTAAATGTCCCCGGTGGCTTCAGAAGGGAATTTATTgtcaacaaaaaaaggcaagaaCATCAATTAAATGATTCCGCTAGCTCAGACTTCACTTCGCATGAAAGCGATTCGATTAACCAGTCATCTCCATCTTCTAACCAAGATATCGATAAGGTCCCCTTTTTAACAAGAAACTTTTTGGAATTTCTATACGTGTTTGGACATTTTGCTGGTGAATCCTTCGAGGATGATTTTATCCCTGATAGCTCAAACATGATGATACGCGGAGAAGATGAAAGGAGTGCATTGCTGTCTCGGCCTGACCATATGAAAGTATTACCTTCAGCCAAAGGTACGACTTCGACAAAGAAggtttttttgatattgctTAAATCTTTCATTGGAACTGgcgttttatttttacctAATGCCTTTCATAATGGTGGTTTGTTTTTCTCAGTAAGTATGCTGGCCTTTTTTGGAATTTATTCATACTGGTGTTACTACATATTGGTGCAGGCCAAATCTTCATGCGGTGTATCCTCCTTTGGTGATATTGGTTTAAAACTGTATGGACCTTGGATGAGAAtaataattcttttctCCCTAGTAATAACTCAAGTTGGATTCTCTGGAGCTTATATGATATTTActgcaaaaaatttacaagCTTTTCTTGATAACGTATTCCATGTGGGCGTCCTACCTTTATCTTACCTGATGGTCTTTCAAACGatcatttttattccacTTTCGTTTATTAGAAACATTTCGAAATTGTCACTACCATCTTTACTagcaaattttttcatcatgGCTGGTTTAGTCAttgtcattatttttacaGCCAAAAGGTTGTTTTTTGACCTGATGGGGACCCCAGCAATGGGTGTCGTCTATGGCTTAAATGCAGACCGTTGGACGCTGTTTATCGGGACGGCAATATTTGCTTTCGAAGGAATCGGGTTAATTATTCCTGTTCAAGACTCAATGAGAAAtcctgaaaaatttcctttAGTACTTGCTTTGGTGATTCTAACGGCAACCAtacttttcatttccaTAGCTACATTGGGATATTTGGCATACGGCTCAAATGTTCAAACGGTTATACTGTTGAACTTACCTCAAAGTAACATTTTTGTAAACTTAATCCAGCTGTTCTATTCCATCGCAATTATGTTGTCCACACCTTTGCAGTTGTTTCCAGCtattaaaattattgaaaataagttttttccaaagttcACTAAAATATATGTCAAGCACGATGATCTAACAACAAGAGTCGAATTACGTCCTAATTCAGGAAAGCTGAACTGGAAAATTAAATGGCTGAAGAACTTTATTCGTTCTATAATCGTAATCATTGTTGTATCAATTGCTTACTTTGGGTCTGATAATTTAGACAAGTTCGTTTCAGTTATAGGATCCCTCGCCTGTATTCCTTtggtatatatataccCATCGATGCTGCATTTACGGGGCAATAGCCTTCCAGAGACTAAAGGGGAATTTTGGAGATTCAAACCAATGTTAGATACcattttaattttcttcgGTATTGCAAGCATGCTTTATACGTCTTACCAGAGTATATTCGGTGTCTAG
- the MIC27 gene encoding Mic27p (Component of the MICOS complex; MICOS (formerly MINOS or MitOS), a mitochondrial inner membrane complex that extends into the intermembrane space with a role in the maintenance of crista junctions, inner membrane architecture, and formation of contact sites to the outer membrane; forms a subcomplex with Mic10p and Mic12p whose assembly and stability requires cardiolipin; positive regulator of Mic10p oligomerization along with cardiolipin; orthologous to human APOO and APOOL), which produces MVNFYDDVDESKSHGEFPLIPVVLQNSSELSVRTIPTGNEIIESVHLTKWLRKYRNALASQLDRYEKGWQSKIANFRLQVQHVINYSRKNIFNVDSENKHTVVPGSLIALGAFFAGSIAVNRSNWGAKRLIFGHKSSILEKLCTSLPSRILLPWVLAAATFKYWAPQTSQNLVNATENDLLPADFVKSYHNTWKRIYEEGYVAKKCDLKRQIDQTLQKNIRYAREQLYEKLEQA; this is translated from the coding sequence ATGGTAAATTTTTATGATGACGTGGATGAGTCGAAATCACACGGTGAATTCCCATTAATACCCGTTGTGCTTCAAAATTCATCAGAGCTATCAGTCAGAACTATACCTACCGGGAATGAAATCATTGAGTCAGTGCACCTGACCAAATGGTTACGGAAATATAGAAACGCACTTGCCAGTCAACTAGATCGTTATGAGAAGGGGTGGCAATCCAAGATAGCCAACTTTAGGCTCCAGGTCCAACATGTTATCAATTATTCgagaaagaatattttcaatgttgATTCTGAAAATAAACATACTGTGGTCCCGGGGTCATTAATAGCGTTAGGTGCCTTTTTTGCTGGAAGCATAGCTGTGAACAGGTCTAATTGGGGAGCTAAAAGGTTGATATTTGGTCACAAATCTAGTATCCTCGAGAAACTATGTACGTCATTGCCATCTAGGATATTGTTACCATGGGTATTGGCAGCAGCTACATTCAAGTATTGGGCTCCACAGACATCACAGAATTTGGTCAATGCCACTGAAAATGATTTACTGCCAGCTGATTTCGTCAAGTCATATCACAATACTTGGAAACGAATTTATGAGGAAGGATATGTTGCCAAGAAATGTGATTTAAAACGTCAAATCGATCAGacattacaaaaaaatataaggTATGCAAGGGAACAGCTTTATGAAAAGTTGGAGCAAGCATGA
- the OCA1 gene encoding putative tyrosine protein phosphatase OCA1 (Putative protein tyrosine phosphatase; contains phosphatase activity using the non-specific phosphatase substrate, pNPP, and is inhibited by sodium orthovanadate; required for cell cycle arrest in response to oxidative damage of DNA): MTSKVGEYEDVPEDESRLTEENVSVPEEEVEDEDEEEDDDDDHIYINEETESGREKVLVSHAPQERIVPPLNFCPVERYLYRSGQPSPVNFPFLLNLKLKTIIWLSNEEPQDTLLEFCDTHRINLQFAAINPDAGEDDNPWDGLTEHSIINVLQTIVTQENYPLLVCCGMGRHRTGTVIGCLRRIMGWNLASVSEEYRRFTGSRGGRILVELLIEAFDTNLVKIDKNKAPSWLLTALE; the protein is encoded by the coding sequence ATGACATCTAAAGTTGGTGAATATGAGGACGTTCCAGAGGATGAGTCCCGCCTCACAGAAGAGAACGTATCCGTAcctgaagaagaagtagaagacgaagacgaggaagaagacgacgatgatgatcatatatatatcaatgAAGAAACAGAATCTGGTCGCGAAAAGGTCTTGGTATCACATGCCCCACAAGAACGTATCGTTCCACCTTTGAATTTCTGTCCCGTTGAAAGATACCTCTATAGATCTGGTCAGCCTTCACCTGTGAATTTCCCCTTTTTACTAAACCTAAAACTGAAAACAATTATATGGCTGTCTAACGAAGAACCTCAAGATACCCTCCTAGAGTTTTGTGATACTCATAGAATAAACTTACAATTCGCAGCCATCAACCCGGATGCCGGTGAGGACGATAATCCATGGGACGGTCTCACTGAACATTCTATAATTAATGTACTACAAACGATCGTCACTCAAGAGAATTATCCCTTGCTAGTGTGCTGTGGTATGGGAAGACATAGGACTGGGACAGTCATTGGATGTCTCAGAAGAATAATGGGTTGGAACTTAGCCAGTGTATCCGAAGAATATAGACGCTTTACTGGTAGCAGAGGTGGTAGAATTCTTGTAGAGTTGCTTATAGAAGCTTTCGACACTAATTTAGTAAAAATagacaaaaataaagcacCAAGTTGGTTACTGACAGCTTTGGAGTAG
- the RAS2 gene encoding Ras family GTPase RAS2 (GTP-binding protein; regulates nitrogen starvation response, sporulation, and filamentous growth; farnesylation and palmitoylation required for activity and localization to plasma membrane; activated by increased levels of glycolysis intermediate fructose-1,6-bisphosphate; homolog of mammalian Ras proto-oncogenes; RAS2 has a paralog, RAS1, that arose from the whole genome duplication): MPLNKSNIREYKLVVVGGGGVGKSALTIQLTQSHFVDEYDPTIEDSYRKQVVIDDEVSILDILDTAGQEEYSAMREQYMRNGEGFLLVYSITSKSSLDELMTYYQQILRVKDTDYVPIVVVGNKSDLENEKQVSYQDGLNMAKQMNAPFLETSAKQAINVEEAFYTLARLVRDEGGKYNKTLTENDNSKQTSQDTKGSGANSVPRNSGGHRKMSNAANGKNVNSSTTVVNARNASIESKTGLAGNQATNGKTQTDRTNIDNSTGQAGQANAQSANTVNNRVNNNSKAGQVSNAKQARKQQAAPGGNTSEASKSGSGGCCIIS; encoded by the coding sequence atgcctTTGAACAAGTCGAACATAAGAGAGTACAAGCTAGTCGTCgttggtggtggtggtgtTGGTAAATCTGCTTTGACCATACAATTGACCCAATCGCACTTTGTAGATGAATACGATCCCACAATTGAGGATTCATACAGGAAGCAAGTGGTgattgatgatgaagtGTCTATATTGGACATTTTGGATACTGCAGGGCAGGAAGAATACTCTGCTATGAGGGAACAATACATGCGCAACGGCGAAGGATTCCTATTGGTTTACTCTATAACGTCCAAGTCGTCTCTTGATGAGCTTATGACTTACTATCAACAGATATTGAGAGTCAAAGATACCGACTATGTTCCAATTGTGGTTGTTGGTAACAAATCTGATTtagaaaacgaaaaacaGGTCTCTTACCAGGACGGGTTGAACATGGCAAAGCAAATGAACGCTCCTTTCTTGGAGACATCTGCTAAGCAAGCAATCAACGTGGAAGAGGCGTTTTACACTCTAGCACGTTTAGTTAGAGACGAAGGCGGCAAGTACAACAAGACTTTGACGGAAAATGACAACTCCAAGCAAACTTCTCAAGATACAAAAGGGAGCGGTGCCAACTCTGTGCCTAGAAATAGCGGTGGCCACAGGAAGATGAGCAATGCTGCCAACGGTAAAAATGTGAACAGTAGCACAACTGTCGTGAATGCCAGGAATGCAAGCATAGAGAGTAAGACAGGGTTGGCAGGCAACCAGGCGACAAATGGTAAGACACAAACTGATCGCACCAATATAGACAATTCCACGGGCCAAGCTGGTCAGGCCAACGCTCAAAGCGCTAATACGGTTAATAATCgtgtaaataataatagtaagGCCGGTCAAGTTTCAAATGCTAAACAGGCTAGGAAGCAGCAAGCTGCACCCGGCGGTAACACCAGTGAAGCCTCCAAGAGCGGATCGGGTGGCTGTTGTATTATAAGttaa
- the PLS1 gene encoding Pls1p (Peroxisomal matrix protein that regulates lysine biosynthesis; localization to peroxisomes upon lysine deprivation is dependent on targeting factor Pex5p and lysine biosynthesis enzyme Lys1p; affects abundance of Lys1p and the lysine biosynthesis pathway), with translation MTAKTKQSWNKGIWENGKQGSHQQTFLPKIWVNIYSTPTS, from the coding sequence ATGACAGCAAAGACGAAACAAAGCTGGAATAAGGGGATCTGGGAAAACGGGAAACAAGGTTCACATCAGCAAACATTTCTACCGAAAATCTGGGTAAACATTTATAGTACCCCAACATCTTAA